A single genomic interval of Pyrobaculum arsenaticum DSM 13514 harbors:
- the hisH gene encoding imidazole glycerol phosphate synthase subunit HisH, producing the protein MVRVGVVDYTVGNIGSVLAALRRAGAEPVVVKEADAAREVDALLLPGVGTFGVAQALVHKFREAVLEKPTLAICLGMQLLFETSEEGGGQGLGIFRGKVERIVARKVPNIGWRYTYAKPHPVVKEGYYYFLHSYGVRWDEKDEAHIAYIQLGARYVAAVEKGHILGVQFHPERSGRQGLELIRSFLAQVRR; encoded by the coding sequence ATGGTGCGCGTCGGCGTCGTGGACTACACTGTTGGGAATATAGGGAGCGTCCTAGCTGCGTTGAGGAGAGCCGGCGCCGAGCCTGTGGTTGTGAAGGAGGCGGATGCCGCTAGGGAGGTAGACGCCCTACTCCTACCGGGGGTGGGGACATTTGGAGTTGCCCAAGCCCTAGTGCACAAGTTTAGGGAGGCCGTGCTGGAGAAGCCCACACTCGCAATTTGCTTAGGTATGCAGCTCTTGTTTGAGACAAGCGAAGAGGGGGGCGGGCAGGGCCTGGGCATATTCAGGGGGAAAGTGGAGCGGATAGTGGCCAGAAAAGTCCCCAACATTGGCTGGAGGTACACCTATGCCAAGCCCCATCCCGTGGTCAAGGAGGGCTATTACTATTTTCTCCACAGCTACGGTGTGCGGTGGGACGAGAAGGACGAAGCCCACATAGCCTACATACAGCTCGGCGCGCGCTACGTCGCTGCTGTGGAAAAGGGGCATATCTTAGGGGTCCAGTTCCACCCAGAGCGTAGCGGCAGGCAGGGGCTGGAGCTGATCAGGAGTTTCCTTGCCCAGGTCCGGCGGTGA
- the hisI gene encoding phosphoribosyl-AMP cyclohydrolase, whose product MAKRYVALAGHADAEPLATPEEAWRIAKSLNYRHTDGTVVAVAQDVATKDVLMVAYMDPVAVVLTLTTGLAHYYSTSRKRVWLKGETSGHFQLVKEFRTDCDGDAVVLKVFQIGVACHTGSRSCFESKDSLVLTAGPGQGNS is encoded by the coding sequence ATGGCAAAGAGGTACGTAGCCCTAGCAGGACATGCAGATGCCGAGCCCCTCGCGACGCCGGAGGAGGCGTGGAGAATCGCAAAGTCGCTTAACTACCGCCACACCGACGGCACCGTTGTGGCAGTCGCCCAAGACGTGGCGACGAAGGACGTCTTGATGGTCGCCTACATGGACCCAGTCGCCGTCGTGCTGACGCTGACCACGGGGCTTGCCCACTACTACTCCACCTCCCGCAAGAGGGTGTGGCTCAAGGGGGAGACCAGCGGCCACTTCCAGCTGGTCAAGGAGTTCCGGACAGACTGCGACGGAGACGCCGTCGTGTTGAAGGTCTTTCAGATAGGCGTGGCCTGCCACACGGGCTCGAGGTCGTGCTTCGAGTCGAAAGACTCGCTTGTCCTCACCGCCGGACCTGGGCAAGGAAACTCCTGA
- a CDS encoding pyridoxal phosphate-dependent aminotransferase codes for MSLPELDFAYDEPDVGYKKVRLHFNENLFLPDEYYKAVATSLEPWELRYYTDPNNKRLASAIESHHGLPPGTVVITAGADEGLRMAMQLAAHMGRGLAIVEPTYGMARVVARQVGLRPAAAAYREDLSLDVEEVARSGVGAVYVCSPNNPTAHVVKEVEELAARFNGLIILDAAYAEFAGYWRPRLYEYGNVVEVRTFSKAWGLAGLRVGYVVTNKRVADALRALSLPHPISAYSAKVVEKALEVGKPYVERSIEELKEVRSWVLSQLKADGYHGPTNFVTLKVDDAEAAAAELDKKGYVVRVLGGKPLCRSCIRFTLAPRPVMEGFLKALGAALKI; via the coding sequence ATGTCGCTACCGGAGCTGGACTTCGCCTACGACGAACCCGACGTCGGTTATAAAAAAGTCAGGCTTCACTTTAACGAGAACTTATTCCTCCCCGACGAGTACTATAAGGCAGTTGCGACGTCTCTTGAGCCGTGGGAGCTCAGATATTATACAGATCCGAACAATAAGAGGCTGGCCTCTGCTATTGAGTCGCACCACGGCCTCCCCCCGGGGACTGTGGTGATCACGGCGGGCGCTGACGAGGGGCTGAGGATGGCGATGCAGCTGGCGGCCCACATGGGGAGGGGCCTCGCCATTGTGGAGCCCACATACGGAATGGCGCGGGTCGTGGCGAGGCAGGTAGGCCTGAGACCGGCGGCGGCCGCATATCGGGAGGACCTCTCCCTAGACGTGGAGGAGGTTGCGAGGTCGGGGGTCGGCGCAGTCTATGTCTGCTCACCTAACAACCCTACGGCCCACGTGGTTAAGGAGGTGGAGGAGCTGGCGGCGAGGTTCAACGGCCTTATAATACTCGACGCGGCCTACGCCGAGTTCGCGGGCTACTGGAGGCCGAGGCTGTACGAGTACGGCAACGTGGTTGAGGTTAGGACCTTCTCCAAGGCATGGGGCCTCGCAGGGCTTAGGGTGGGCTACGTCGTGACCAACAAGCGAGTCGCAGACGCGCTTAGGGCTCTCTCCCTCCCCCACCCCATATCGGCCTACTCGGCAAAGGTGGTGGAGAAGGCACTGGAGGTAGGCAAGCCATATGTGGAGAGGTCAATAGAGGAGCTGAAAGAGGTGAGGAGCTGGGTCCTCTCGCAGTTGAAAGCAGACGGCTACCACGGGCCGACTAACTTCGTAACGCTGAAGGTGGACGACGCAGAGGCCGCGGCGGCGGAGCTAGACAAAAAGGGATACGTCGTGAGGGTTCTCGGCGGGAAGCCCCTCTGCCGTTCGTGTATCCGCTTCACGTTGGCCCCGCGACCCGTCATGGAGGGCTTCCTCAAAGCGCTCGGCGCCGCGCTTAAAATTTAA
- the hisG gene encoding ATP phosphoribosyltransferase, translating to MLLAVPNKGRLQEPVLKLLEAVGIRPLASDERALVVPTTWREINLIRARPEDIPFIVESGRVWAGITGHDYVVESGANVREVLELDFGRGKLVVAVPKSSDISSVEQLPPGARVATKFVNIAYSYFGELGKRVRVIRVTGSVEVLPQLGIADAILDVMATGTTLEVHGLVPVATVLETSARLIVNPKYEEHELTKMLVTFVKGYYAAQGKKMIFLNVPADKLEAVLSVLPAMEAPSVTKLAKGDVYEVFSVVPEEGLPDLVIRLKQAGAKDIVVTSIEKLIS from the coding sequence ATGTTGCTGGCCGTACCTAACAAGGGCCGTCTTCAAGAGCCAGTCCTCAAGTTGTTGGAGGCCGTGGGCATAAGGCCGCTGGCGTCCGACGAGCGGGCTCTCGTCGTCCCCACTACCTGGAGGGAGATCAACCTAATTAGGGCCAGGCCCGAGGACATCCCTTTCATTGTCGAGTCTGGGCGTGTCTGGGCCGGGATAACGGGACACGACTACGTGGTGGAGTCAGGTGCAAACGTGAGGGAGGTGCTAGAGCTGGACTTCGGGAGGGGGAAGCTGGTCGTCGCGGTTCCCAAATCCAGCGACATCTCCTCTGTCGAGCAGTTGCCGCCAGGCGCCAGGGTCGCGACGAAGTTTGTGAACATCGCGTACAGCTACTTCGGCGAGCTGGGGAAGAGGGTACGGGTCATAAGGGTCACCGGCTCCGTGGAGGTGCTCCCGCAACTGGGAATCGCAGACGCCATCCTCGACGTCATGGCCACTGGCACGACCCTTGAGGTACACGGCCTAGTCCCCGTAGCCACAGTGCTGGAGACCTCGGCGAGGCTGATAGTGAACCCCAAGTACGAGGAACACGAGCTCACGAAAATGCTTGTCACGTTCGTCAAGGGCTACTACGCGGCGCAGGGTAAGAAGATGATCTTTCTCAACGTTCCCGCCGACAAGCTTGAGGCGGTCCTCTCAGTCCTCCCCGCCATGGAGGCGCCGAGCGTCACGAAACTAGCCAAGGGCGACGTCTACGAGGTATTCTCCGTAGTGCCGGAGGAGGGGCTCCCTGACCTAGTAATAAGGCTCAAGCAAGCCGGCGCGAAGGACATAGTGGTCACGTCAATAGAGAAGCTCATATCTTAA
- the purB gene encoding adenylosuccinate lyase, whose amino-acid sequence MYTSPFDWRYGSEEMRRLFTPQAFIDTYLEVERALVCALEELGIAERGCCEAVSKARVGAEEVYALEKETGHDILSLVLLLEQRSNCRFVHFGATSNDVIDTAWALLIRQAISLVKEKAKAVGEELTRLARRYKELEMVGRTHGQWAEPITLGFKFANYYYELYIACRQLALAEEFARAKIGGAVGTMASWGELGPEVRRRVAQRLGLPYHPITTQVAPREAFAVLASALALMAAVFERLAVEIRELSRPEIGEVVERGGGSSAMPHKANPTASERIVSLARHIRALLHVAYENIALWHERDLTNSANERVWIPEAFLAVDEILATALRVLRNVYIDEARIQENLQKALPYILTEFHMLRMIREGVSRSEAYKKAREIRAVVYDYQRWPVDKLIEDALSLKLCE is encoded by the coding sequence ATGTACACCTCGCCTTTTGATTGGCGCTATGGGTCGGAGGAGATGCGCCGCCTCTTCACGCCGCAGGCGTTTATCGACACGTATCTGGAAGTGGAGAGGGCGCTTGTCTGCGCCTTGGAGGAGCTGGGGATAGCTGAGAGGGGGTGTTGCGAAGCCGTAAGCAAGGCGCGGGTAGGCGCTGAGGAGGTATACGCCTTGGAGAAGGAGACGGGCCACGACATCCTCAGCCTAGTACTGTTGCTGGAGCAGAGGAGCAACTGCCGCTTCGTGCACTTCGGTGCCACCTCAAACGACGTTATAGACACGGCGTGGGCCCTCCTGATAAGGCAAGCGATCTCTCTGGTCAAGGAAAAGGCCAAGGCTGTGGGGGAGGAGCTGACCCGCCTGGCGAGGAGGTACAAGGAGCTTGAGATGGTGGGGAGGACCCATGGCCAGTGGGCAGAGCCAATCACTCTAGGCTTCAAGTTCGCAAACTACTACTACGAGCTGTACATCGCGTGTAGGCAGCTGGCGCTGGCCGAGGAGTTTGCAAGGGCTAAGATCGGCGGCGCAGTGGGCACCATGGCCTCTTGGGGGGAGCTGGGCCCCGAGGTGAGGAGGCGGGTCGCCCAGCGGCTGGGTCTGCCGTACCACCCCATTACGACGCAAGTGGCGCCGCGGGAGGCCTTCGCCGTCCTCGCCTCGGCGCTGGCGCTGATGGCCGCGGTGTTTGAGCGCCTAGCCGTGGAGATAAGGGAGCTTTCTAGACCGGAGATCGGGGAGGTGGTGGAGCGGGGCGGCGGCTCTTCGGCCATGCCCCACAAGGCAAACCCCACGGCGTCTGAGCGCATCGTGAGCTTGGCGAGACACATCAGGGCGCTACTCCACGTCGCATATGAGAACATAGCGCTTTGGCACGAGCGCGACTTGACAAACTCGGCAAACGAGCGGGTTTGGATCCCCGAGGCCTTCCTCGCCGTCGACGAGATCTTAGCCACGGCATTGAGGGTGTTGCGCAATGTGTACATAGACGAGGCAAGGATTCAAGAAAACTTGCAGAAGGCCCTACCCTACATCTTGACGGAGTTCCACATGCTAAGGATGATAAGAGAGGGGGTAAGCAGGTCTGAGGCTTATAAGAAGGCCAGGGAGATAAGGGCTGTTGTGTACGACTACCAGCGCTGGCCTGTGGATAAGCTAATTGAGGACGCCCTTTCCCTAAAGCTTTGCGAATAG
- a CDS encoding adenylosuccinate synthetase, translated as MLYVVVDGFFGDTGKGKVVAYLATADKPALCVRTGAPNAGHTVAWRGESVVLRTLPTCFVYEEAKLAVAPGALIKIDVFLSEVERFGRGRSYVDFNAGVIEEAHVEAERRDEHLMKTVGSTGQGVGAAMVDRVLRRLKLAREFEVLKPYLADVPAMIHEFKNRGVVIEGTQGTFLSLYHGTYPYVTSRDVTASGVLSEAGVGPKAVDHVVLVFKAYVTRVGNGPLPGELPPEEAERRGWAERGAVTGRPRRAAPFNLELARRAVLLNTPTQIAVTKVDVLFKEAAGKTRWQDLPPDARRWIDELEAQLNVPITLIGTGPEPQHMVDLRREKGVK; from the coding sequence ATGCTGTACGTGGTGGTAGACGGCTTTTTCGGCGACACGGGCAAGGGCAAGGTGGTGGCCTATCTCGCAACCGCCGACAAGCCGGCCCTCTGCGTGAGGACGGGCGCCCCCAACGCCGGCCACACGGTGGCTTGGCGCGGGGAGTCCGTGGTGTTGCGCACGTTGCCTACTTGCTTCGTCTACGAGGAGGCCAAGCTGGCCGTGGCTCCCGGAGCGTTGATCAAAATCGACGTGTTTCTATCAGAAGTCGAGAGGTTCGGCAGGGGCCGTAGTTACGTGGACTTCAACGCCGGCGTGATAGAAGAGGCTCACGTGGAGGCGGAGAGGAGGGACGAGCACTTGATGAAGACCGTTGGCTCCACGGGGCAAGGCGTCGGCGCCGCTATGGTGGACAGAGTGTTGAGGAGGCTCAAGCTGGCGAGGGAATTCGAAGTGCTGAAGCCCTACCTCGCCGACGTTCCCGCCATGATACACGAGTTCAAGAACAGAGGCGTGGTAATAGAGGGGACCCAGGGCACTTTTCTCTCCCTCTACCACGGCACCTACCCCTACGTCACTAGCAGAGACGTCACTGCGTCAGGCGTGCTCTCGGAAGCCGGCGTGGGGCCTAAGGCCGTAGACCACGTGGTGCTTGTCTTCAAGGCCTACGTGACTAGGGTAGGCAATGGCCCCCTTCCTGGGGAGCTCCCGCCGGAGGAGGCCGAGAGGAGGGGCTGGGCGGAGAGGGGCGCAGTTACGGGCAGGCCGAGGAGGGCCGCGCCCTTCAATCTAGAGCTGGCCCGCCGCGCAGTGCTCCTCAACACCCCGACCCAAATCGCCGTCACAAAGGTGGATGTCCTCTTCAAGGAGGCAGCTGGGAAAACCCGGTGGCAAGACCTCCCGCCAGATGCAAGGAGGTGGATAGACGAGCTAGAAGCCCAGCTCAACGTGCCAATTACCCTAATAGGCACGGGGCCTGAGCCCCAGCACATGGTGGATCTCAGGCGGGAGAAGGGAGTTAAGTAA
- a CDS encoding PaREP1 family protein gives MEQLPKPWFDIKRYREVRLREALYEAELAEEFLEEGLVRNAAGKAWQAWKAVVAAYAVDRLDDLRKAFPGLKKPRGARRAVERALWVIAIMPTTALKKVAQIIGGDVDLYTNLALLLHEYQYNGPDKEGVLSAYPDDDVAARDIRRLVQKIRELAR, from the coding sequence ATGGAGCAACTCCCTAAGCCGTGGTTTGACATAAAGCGTTATAGAGAGGTTAGGCTGAGGGAGGCGCTCTACGAGGCAGAGCTTGCGGAGGAGTTTCTCGAGGAGGGGCTTGTGCGAAACGCCGCCGGCAAGGCATGGCAGGCGTGGAAGGCGGTCGTCGCCGCCTATGCGGTAGATAGATTGGATGATTTAAGAAAGGCGTTTCCCGGGCTAAAGAAGCCAAGGGGGGCGAGGAGGGCTGTGGAAAGGGCGCTGTGGGTAATTGCCATTATGCCCACCACGGCTCTGAAAAAGGTCGCGCAGATCATCGGCGGAGACGTGGACCTCTATACCAACTTGGCGTTGCTACTACACGAATACCAGTACAACGGCCCGGACAAAGAGGGGGTCCTCAGCGCGTATCCAGACGACGACGTAGCGGCCCGCGACATAAGGCGCCTCGTCCAGAAAATAAGAGAGCTGGCGCGTTGA
- a CDS encoding NAD(P)/FAD-dependent oxidoreductase, with protein MVSQYLGRLKVLDRYVGDYDVVIVGAGPAGLFAALELAEAGGLKIALIDGGYKASQRHCPLQTPLEKCTFCVPCHIVYGIGGAGTLSSGLINLRPDVGGDLHELVGDWDKAMELINYVDSVFVKFGAPGHVYEPNLEAINKLSALAARVNARIVPIRQRHMGTDGSRKVVDAITQYLEGRGVSVMYATWALEVEKGANGLFVVKTSRGVLNARAVLLAPGRGGAEWLVSQIKKLGAQLDFGPLDIGVRVEVPYQVMKPLTDAVHDPKVILYTSKYDDKVRTFCTNPKGFVVKEVYSDGTVGVNGETYLEKKSENTNFAFLVTLRLTDPMEDTVEYGKSIARLATKLGGGKPLIQRLYDLERGQRSTWERIRRSSISPTLKDVTPGDISLALPHRVVEDIIEGLKKLDELAPGVASPQTLIYAPEIKYYSARPAVDKNLMTTVPGLFVAGDGAGLSRGINVAAATGVLAARGILNYLGST; from the coding sequence GTGGTAAGCCAGTACCTGGGCCGCCTCAAGGTTCTTGACAGATATGTAGGAGATTATGACGTTGTGATAGTCGGAGCGGGCCCCGCCGGTCTATTCGCTGCCCTTGAACTGGCCGAGGCGGGAGGCTTAAAAATCGCCCTCATAGACGGCGGGTACAAGGCGTCCCAGAGGCACTGCCCCCTGCAGACCCCCCTAGAGAAGTGCACCTTCTGCGTACCGTGCCACATCGTGTACGGAATAGGGGGCGCCGGCACCCTCAGCTCCGGGTTGATAAACCTCAGGCCCGATGTGGGGGGAGACCTACACGAGCTGGTGGGCGACTGGGACAAGGCCATGGAGCTGATAAACTACGTCGACTCGGTATTTGTAAAGTTCGGCGCGCCTGGCCACGTCTACGAGCCGAACTTGGAGGCTATTAACAAGCTCTCAGCCCTGGCGGCGAGGGTCAACGCCAGGATTGTCCCCATAAGGCAGAGACATATGGGGACCGACGGCTCGCGCAAGGTGGTAGATGCCATAACCCAGTACCTAGAGGGCAGGGGGGTCTCTGTGATGTACGCCACCTGGGCGCTTGAGGTAGAGAAGGGCGCCAACGGTCTCTTCGTAGTGAAGACTAGCCGCGGCGTCCTCAACGCCAGGGCAGTCCTTCTGGCGCCGGGCAGAGGCGGCGCCGAGTGGCTTGTAAGCCAGATTAAAAAGCTCGGGGCCCAGCTGGACTTCGGCCCCCTAGACATAGGAGTTAGGGTGGAGGTGCCCTACCAGGTGATGAAGCCCCTCACAGACGCCGTACACGACCCCAAGGTCATCCTCTACACCTCGAAATACGACGACAAGGTCAGAACCTTCTGCACCAACCCCAAGGGATTCGTCGTCAAGGAAGTCTACTCAGATGGGACAGTCGGCGTAAACGGCGAGACATATCTTGAGAAGAAAAGCGAGAACACAAACTTCGCCTTCCTCGTCACGCTCCGCCTCACCGACCCCATGGAGGACACGGTCGAATACGGCAAATCGATTGCCCGCCTGGCCACCAAGCTGGGGGGCGGCAAACCGCTGATCCAGCGCCTATACGACCTGGAGAGGGGGCAACGCTCCACGTGGGAGCGGATTAGGAGATCCAGCATCTCCCCGACGCTGAAGGACGTGACGCCGGGCGACATCTCCCTAGCATTGCCGCACCGCGTGGTCGAGGACATAATAGAGGGGCTTAAAAAACTGGACGAGCTGGCCCCCGGCGTGGCAAGCCCCCAGACGTTGATATACGCGCCGGAGATTAAGTACTACTCAGCGAGACCCGCCGTGGACAAAAACCTAATGACCACGGTCCCGGGCCTCTTTGTGGCAGGCGACGGTGCCGGCCTTTCCAGAGGCATTAACGTGGCGGCCGCCACAGGCGTCCTCGCCGCCAGGGGGATACTCAACTATCTGGGATCTACTTGA
- the hisE gene encoding phosphoribosyl-ATP diphosphatase: MSCKVLEELEEVIRRRIEEGNPESYTYRLYSSGIPHIARKVGEEAVEAAVAAIAEGRERLAEEAADLLYHLLVLLNAAGLSLRDVCNVLEKRRK, translated from the coding sequence ATGAGCTGCAAGGTGCTGGAGGAGCTGGAGGAGGTCATTAGGCGGAGGATCGAGGAGGGGAACCCCGAGAGCTACACCTACCGCCTCTACTCCTCGGGCATTCCTCATATCGCGCGGAAGGTGGGGGAAGAGGCTGTGGAGGCCGCCGTGGCGGCGATAGCGGAGGGGCGGGAGAGGCTTGCCGAAGAGGCGGCTGACCTCCTCTACCACCTCCTGGTCCTCCTAAACGCGGCGGGGCTGTCGCTGAGGGACGTCTGCAACGTGTTGGAGAAGAGAAGGAAGTAG
- the hisD gene encoding histidinol dehydrogenase, translated as MRRGFPRDVLETAGKIIDDVRDGGLDAALKYSERLDGEAPREVLIAPRPGGDPSVVGAALEAARSLEALYRKLAPPSAVDYYGGVLRTVVWKPVRRAALYVPARYVSTLVMLAMPAKAAGVEELYVVTPPRGVTGEVLGVAKELGIKAVLALGGAHGLAYAAFHLGVDMLAGPGGLYVQAAKFLLSQYVGIDGIEGPTELVVYAEGVPPETAARGALAQLEHGPTSFAYVLSTDASLLKGVEEVYKREKTSSMGPLETRQVSSVEEAVEFIDTVAPEHLEVWGRRDVAYRVRNVGAVSVNMPSPYLDYVAGISHVLPTGGTARWRGIITPLTFMKAVGIAEAVGEIKLAEAARRLAQYEGFQLHYRALL; from the coding sequence ATGAGGAGGGGCTTTCCCCGCGACGTGCTTGAAACCGCCGGCAAGATAATCGACGATGTCAGAGACGGCGGGCTCGACGCCGCTCTTAAATACTCCGAGAGGCTCGACGGCGAGGCGCCGAGGGAGGTCCTAATCGCGCCGCGGCCTGGGGGCGACCCCAGCGTGGTGGGGGCGGCGCTGGAGGCGGCCCGCTCCCTTGAGGCGCTTTACAGGAAGCTGGCACCGCCCAGCGCTGTGGACTACTACGGCGGCGTCCTCAGAACGGTTGTGTGGAAGCCGGTGAGGAGGGCGGCGCTATACGTCCCGGCGCGCTACGTCTCCACCCTCGTTATGCTGGCCATGCCGGCGAAGGCGGCGGGTGTCGAGGAGCTGTACGTGGTTACTCCCCCCAGGGGGGTTACGGGGGAGGTCCTCGGAGTGGCGAAAGAGCTGGGGATCAAGGCGGTTTTGGCGCTGGGCGGGGCCCACGGCCTTGCATACGCCGCCTTCCACCTCGGCGTGGACATGTTGGCGGGCCCTGGGGGTCTCTACGTCCAGGCCGCCAAGTTCCTCCTCTCCCAGTACGTGGGGATTGACGGGATTGAGGGGCCGACGGAGCTTGTGGTATACGCAGAGGGCGTGCCGCCCGAGACGGCGGCGCGCGGCGCCTTAGCCCAGCTGGAACACGGCCCGACCTCCTTCGCCTACGTCCTATCCACCGACGCCTCCCTCCTAAAAGGCGTCGAGGAGGTGTACAAGAGGGAGAAGACCTCGTCCATGGGCCCCCTAGAGACGCGGCAGGTGTCAAGCGTGGAGGAGGCTGTGGAGTTCATCGACACGGTAGCGCCGGAGCACTTGGAGGTCTGGGGCCGGCGGGACGTAGCGTATAGGGTTAGGAACGTGGGGGCGGTCTCGGTGAATATGCCCTCCCCCTACCTCGACTACGTGGCCGGCATTAGCCACGTCTTGCCAACAGGCGGCACAGCGAGGTGGCGCGGGATAATCACGCCGCTGACCTTCATGAAGGCTGTCGGCATCGCCGAGGCCGTCGGCGAAATTAAGCTGGCCGAGGCGGCTAGGAGGCTGGCGCAGTACGAGGGCTTTCAGCTCCACTATAGGGCGTTGTTATGA